In Aethina tumida isolate Nest 87 chromosome 2, icAetTumi1.1, whole genome shotgun sequence, the DNA window GCCCAGTTGTATGGGTGGAGTGGCCCGGATTTGACGACCCTCGGCGAGCTCATCGCTGAAGGTACCTTTAAGTTAATAGGCGCCAGAGCTAAGAGGCACGTGTTTCTTTTTGAAAAAGTCTTGCTGATGGCCAAGAGGAAGGAAAACGGAGTACTGGTGTACAAGAGTCACATTATGGTACGTCAATTTAGTTAGTATTTGTCAgtacaaattttgattatgttatttgtattgcagtgttcaaatttgatGTTGGTGGAGCAAGTCAGAGGTGAAGCTTTGTGCTTCCACGTGATACCGTTCGACAATCCCAAGCTGCAGTCGACTCTGGTGGCCAGGTCGTTGAGCAATAAAAGGGAATGGTGCATGCAGATCAAACGGGTTATCCTCGAGAACTTCGACGCCAAAATCCCAAGCCACGCCAGGGAGCTGGTTATGGAGTTGGGACAAGATGTGCACGAGAACGGTACTGATTCACCCAACGACAAGTGGTCGACGTACAAACCGTACTCCACCCCGGATTACTTGGAGAGACGGTCCCGCGTACGTAAGTCACGAAACCTGTCCAATCGCCGGGCCTCCTCCCAAGACAGGTCGTTCACGTCGCTGAGCAACTGGCGGCGAAAGTCTGAGCCCGAGATGATACCTCAGTACAACTCCAAGACGATGCCCAAGAGGATTTCGCAAATGAAGAAGGCCAAGGAGGTGGTCACCGCCAAATTCTACACAGATCTCTACGACTCCGAAACCTGTGATAATCCCAATGAGTCGATGGAAAGCCTGCCAGAGAACATGACTGAGTCCGAGCTCGATGTATCCCAAAAGGTACGCATTTACAGCTTTTTAACTAAGTTAGCAGAGTTTGTGTCCCACTGTGATggttattataaagtttattgtgaGACGTAACTCGTAAATTTTCCAGATTGTCTCCCGTCTTGCagagaaattgtttttataagttAACAAATGTAAGTTGTCGCAGTTTTTAGGGTTTCATTTAAGTGGGCTTGTAACAGTTTCTGTTAGTTTTGAGCTTTTGGTGTGGTTTTCTGTCACAGTATgatattttctgaattttgaGGCAAAAGgtcctgaaataaaatatattttagccaaGAGCTAACagaaataagttattttacaatttcgaATCATTCTTAATGAACGAGAACTTTATATTTCTGCATGTCTTTAACTGAAATTTCCCATTTCTCATTCTCCAAGTACTAACTTCTATTTTCAATGATCCATCAGAAgaagtcaattaaaaataagtcaatacacataaaaaataaactttacctAATAATTTagctacattttataaatattctcacAATATCTTCATTACAGTCAGAGGAACGCAGCGAAGAAACAACAAACCTGGAGAAGATCGTGTCGGAACTGCTGCAGCAGAGCAGACCGGAGTTCAACAAGTTGTTAAACAACCAACCACCCTCAAGACCTCGAAGGACATTATCCAGCGACCCGAGTTCGACCATTTGGTACGACGATAGATCGAAACTACCAAGCAAGGCGGATTCGTTGCCTCGCTCGTTCCAATTGAACGACCAAATCGACTCCGGATCCAAAGTGGCGGAGTGTCGAAACGAGCAGCTCATTCTGGACCAGTCATTGAAAGAGAGCCCTAATGATGGCGGTGAAGAGCAGCAAGAGAAGTAAGTTACTTGACTTAATTCTTTACACCCTAATACTTTATTGGTTTTTTTGTTGCAGTGATCTCTCATCTCAACTAGATGACAACGAGCATCcagaacataaaatatacaggaAGAGTCAAATAAGGCTGAGTGTCGTCCAACGAATAAAGAACCTCATGTTTGAGGAGCAGAAAACGTCACAAAAGTCCCCCCGCACCTACAAGCAAGGTTCCAAAAGCATGGGGGAGAAAATAGCCAATCCGGACTACGAGGATCCCCAGAAACTGTTCCTCCACTCGAGGAATTCCAGTCAGGTTAACTTGACGTCTGAATCACAAAACGAGGTAGACTGTGACTTGGGTGAACGCGTAGAACTGGACCTCTCCATCAACGAAAACGATGTACTTAAGGAGATTGAGAAGCGACTCCAAACTAGTACGAACATATCAGACACGGGACAGATAACGATTAATAACCAATCTAGTCAGTCAGAGGAATCATtcacaaaatcaaaatttaattctagtCAAAATTCAGATAGTTATTATGAATCCATCCTGGACAAAAGTCTTACGGAGGAGTACGTCAAAGACAGCAATGGCAAAATGGTCATCAAATCCGACAGCTTTAGTAGCAACGAAAACAAGTTGATCTATCACATGAAATACAACAGCTTAAAAAATGTCACCGTGATCAAAAAGGACAGTTTCTTGGAGAACAAATCGTCGTTCAAGCGACCCACAAAAGCCCCCCCACCAATACCAGCAAAACCAACAATAAAGGTCTCAAATGGTACAAATGATTTGAATAGTAATTGTAGTAATAATTCTTCAGAAGAAAATAAGTCTGATAAGTTAAACTCCACGgagacaataaataattccagTAATATTAGTTGTAACAGAACGTTCTTACATAATCAAAATGGTAGCACAAGTGTGACCACGACTAGTTGGGTCAAAACAGTTGTAAACCGATTTGAATGATActtgtaaaattgttgattaaagTTCCTACatgtaagtatatttttaatacctaCATTTGGAATACAAGATCAACAATTGATGTTTTGAATGTGCTATAACATGGCTGTTTTTCTAGTATAAttgttatgtattaaaatgaaCGTTTTACATTATGAActgtacatattttatcatacTGTAACTTATACTTCAGAAATTTTgactaataaagtattttagtaaGTCCACATATTAAGTATCATAATGATATcaaatatatacttaaaagATTTATATGTACATGAgcgtaaattaaaatgtgccaaatattgaatattttaaataatgtttaaattattgttgaaaaatagttattaataatagttttgtaaaaacgttacaaatttaaataaaatattaattttaattgagtgtATTTATTGTACCctaaactttttaaaccaGCTTTTTACTGAAGAAAAATGTTGgggaacaaaattattttgaggcattttaacaattattattaagagttTTTGGAAATTACTGAGATACTTTATCTGGATacaaaatagttaatattatgatatacaaaaatatgtgttGGAAAGTACCAAGAAGAGGTCTgtatataaactaaatatgaaaatcataaaataaagacatttttaacaataaaaaaataaatatatttagtagtCTAGTAagatcttaaatatatttactattcACCATTactcaaaaatttgaataaaataaactaaatctaaaataatttattttaataatttacaagtacatttagtaacatttatttatgtgtcaatatgtgtttttttaaatcaggAATATTTTTTGGGAGAAACGAACATTTGTGACATTTTAAAGGTGTGTTTATTAGACTTTTACATTCTTCTTTTGAGGGTAGTACAATTTTTCCAGTCtcctctaaattttttataatatctacGGCATAAATAGTCAGTAAagtctttttaaaaacaacaacaatgttTACCTTTAGACTTCacaaaaaagtttgttgtaaaACTGTTCCAGTGCttcttatttttcaaacaCACAGAGTCCATGTCATCACTAATAACATGTAGATGTAACCTTATCATACTTGGCTCTGCGTGAtacccaattttaaatttgcttttCTTGTGTTTgtcttcatttattaaatcatttgcCACCTTATCCATGTGCTTCAGTAAATCAATATCTGACTGCTTTACTGcctttaaattacttatatcCGCGTTTGGCAGTACAAGATAGTGGAACTTAGCTTTGGGGTAACAGTCTTTTATAACGGTGACTAAATCGTCTTTACTTACAACATATTCGGGATCTTTCATTTTATCAATCAGCCCCATTGCCCAGTGGCCACTTGGTTTGGGTTTTTTAGCATTTTGTTGCTTTGTATTTTCTGTGGACGGTCGTTTGGGCATTTTtaacaatgtatttttaaatttggctgCTAACCTCAAAAATTCTTGCAGCGTAG includes these proteins:
- the LOC109596255 gene encoding aprataxin; translated protein: MPKRPSTENTKQQNAKKPKPSGHWAMGLIDKMKDPEYVVSKDDLVTVIKDCYPKAKFHYLVLPNADISNLKAVKQSDIDLLKHMDKVANDLINEDKHKKSKFKIGYHAEPSMIRLHLHVISDDMDSVCLKNKKHWNSFTTNFFVKSKDIIKNLEETGKIVLPSKEECKSLINTPLKCHKCSFLPKNIPDLKKHILTHK
- the LOC109596242 gene encoding pleckstrin homology domain-containing family G member 1 isoform X1, with amino-acid sequence MTDSESSDDSWEKFFGQSTELMPSIMGAFDAIIGSKSDKECGDDLKRGSPKRTYQASNFAFLSPGVQKILSHVPDQEISKQFSSEETLGPRRFGPHKANFRSLRSPEKMQKSSENLEGISPNVQKILSNLQDTELVLNTIPKKTVKNSSYLHKEHLTRSYSADVNENTSRQYLYTSDSKDFSSVSAGLSDRLSEGGESGEVSDNYSPKPLGSYLHSPQGIASRTPVGRKNLGKYLQVPSESSVGTMSSTNSSEVSRPVSLTSLGSCSSSGSSGPQQPGSTYLASAESLDSDNEHGGSADSGIAEQPITPEMRVLQEVLDTESVYVSDLDEVIQGYLEPWKNDPDCPLIPHLQHLFSNIVEIHEFNRKLLIELRQVECNPTEIAKVFLQNHSGFSVYNEYCTNYPNTMDVLGQLQRDEKMVPLFKERQLELEHALPLGSYLLKPVQRILKYHLLLQRLSKQCEPQHTASVNLALTTMTSIATNINNMKRKHENAVRVQEILAQLYGWSGPDLTTLGELIAEGTFKLIGARAKRHVFLFEKVLLMAKRKENGVLVYKSHIMCSNLMLVEQVRGEALCFHVIPFDNPKLQSTLVARSLSNKREWCMQIKRVILENFDAKIPSHARELVMELGQDVHENGTDSPNDKWSTYKPYSTPDYLERRSRVRKSRNLSNRRASSQDRSFTSLSNWRRKSEPEMIPQYNSKTMPKRISQMKKAKEVVTAKFYTDLYDSETCDNPNESMESLPENMTESELDVSQKSEERSEETTNLEKIVSELLQQSRPEFNKLLNNQPPSRPRRTLSSDPSSTIWYDDRSKLPSKADSLPRSFQLNDQIDSGSKVAECRNEQLILDQSLKESPNDGGEEQQENDLSSQLDDNEHPEHKIYRKSQIRLSVVQRIKNLMFEEQKTSQKSPRTYKQGSKSMGEKIANPDYEDPQKLFLHSRNSSQVNLTSESQNEVDCDLGERVELDLSINENDVLKEIEKRLQTSTNISDTGQITINNQSSQSEESFTKSKFNSSQNSDSYYESILDKSLTEEYVKDSNGKMVIKSDSFSSNENKLIYHMKYNSLKNVTVIKKDSFLENKSSFKRPTKAPPPIPAKPTIKVSNGTNDLNSNCSNNSSEENKSDKLNSTETINNSSNISCNRTFLHNQNGSTSVTTTSWVKTVVNRFE
- the LOC109596242 gene encoding pleckstrin homology domain-containing family G member 1 isoform X3, whose protein sequence is MPSIMGAFDAIIGSKSDKECGDDLKRGSPKRTYQASNFAFLSPGVQKILSHVPDQEISKQFSSEETLGPRRFGPHKANFRSLRSPEKMQKSSENLEGISPNVQKILSNLQDTELVLNTIPKKTVKNSSYLHKEHLTRSYSADVNENTSRQYLYTSDSKDFSSVSAGLSDRLSEGGESGEVSDNYSPKPLGSYLHSPQGIASRTPVGRKNLGKYLQVPSESSVGTMSSTNSSEVSRPVSLTSLGSCSSSGSSGPQQPGSTYLASAESLDSDNEHGGSADSGIAEQPITPEMRVLQEVLDTESVYVSDLDEVIQGYLEPWKNDPDCPLIPHLQHLFSNIVEIHEFNRKLLIELRQVECNPTEIAKVFLQNHSGFSVYNEYCTNYPNTMDVLGQLQRDEKMVPLFKERQLELEHALPLGSYLLKPVQRILKYHLLLQRLSKQCEPQHTASVNLALTTMTSIATNINNMKRKHENAVRVQEILAQLYGWSGPDLTTLGELIAEGTFKLIGARAKRHVFLFEKVLLMAKRKENGVLVYKSHIMCSNLMLVEQVRGEALCFHVIPFDNPKLQSTLVARSLSNKREWCMQIKRVILENFDAKIPSHARELVMELGQDVHENGTDSPNDKWSTYKPYSTPDYLERRSRVRKSRNLSNRRASSQDRSFTSLSNWRRKSEPEMIPQYNSKTMPKRISQMKKAKEVVTAKFYTDLYDSETCDNPNESMESLPENMTESELDVSQKSEERSEETTNLEKIVSELLQQSRPEFNKLLNNQPPSRPRRTLSSDPSSTIWYDDRSKLPSKADSLPRSFQLNDQIDSGSKVAECRNEQLILDQSLKESPNDGGEEQQENDLSSQLDDNEHPEHKIYRKSQIRLSVVQRIKNLMFEEQKTSQKSPRTYKQGSKSMGEKIANPDYEDPQKLFLHSRNSSQVNLTSESQNEVDCDLGERVELDLSINENDVLKEIEKRLQTSTNISDTGQITINNQSSQSEESFTKSKFNSSQNSDSYYESILDKSLTEEYVKDSNGKMVIKSDSFSSNENKLIYHMKYNSLKNVTVIKKDSFLENKSSFKRPTKAPPPIPAKPTIKVSNGTNDLNSNCSNNSSEENKSDKLNSTETINNSSNISCNRTFLHNQNGSTSVTTTSWVKTVVNRFE
- the LOC109596242 gene encoding pleckstrin homology domain-containing family G member 1 isoform X2; this encodes MCTKNGLNTASGQSTELMPSIMGAFDAIIGSKSDKECGDDLKRGSPKRTYQASNFAFLSPGVQKILSHVPDQEISKQFSSEETLGPRRFGPHKANFRSLRSPEKMQKSSENLEGISPNVQKILSNLQDTELVLNTIPKKTVKNSSYLHKEHLTRSYSADVNENTSRQYLYTSDSKDFSSVSAGLSDRLSEGGESGEVSDNYSPKPLGSYLHSPQGIASRTPVGRKNLGKYLQVPSESSVGTMSSTNSSEVSRPVSLTSLGSCSSSGSSGPQQPGSTYLASAESLDSDNEHGGSADSGIAEQPITPEMRVLQEVLDTESVYVSDLDEVIQGYLEPWKNDPDCPLIPHLQHLFSNIVEIHEFNRKLLIELRQVECNPTEIAKVFLQNHSGFSVYNEYCTNYPNTMDVLGQLQRDEKMVPLFKERQLELEHALPLGSYLLKPVQRILKYHLLLQRLSKQCEPQHTASVNLALTTMTSIATNINNMKRKHENAVRVQEILAQLYGWSGPDLTTLGELIAEGTFKLIGARAKRHVFLFEKVLLMAKRKENGVLVYKSHIMCSNLMLVEQVRGEALCFHVIPFDNPKLQSTLVARSLSNKREWCMQIKRVILENFDAKIPSHARELVMELGQDVHENGTDSPNDKWSTYKPYSTPDYLERRSRVRKSRNLSNRRASSQDRSFTSLSNWRRKSEPEMIPQYNSKTMPKRISQMKKAKEVVTAKFYTDLYDSETCDNPNESMESLPENMTESELDVSQKSEERSEETTNLEKIVSELLQQSRPEFNKLLNNQPPSRPRRTLSSDPSSTIWYDDRSKLPSKADSLPRSFQLNDQIDSGSKVAECRNEQLILDQSLKESPNDGGEEQQENDLSSQLDDNEHPEHKIYRKSQIRLSVVQRIKNLMFEEQKTSQKSPRTYKQGSKSMGEKIANPDYEDPQKLFLHSRNSSQVNLTSESQNEVDCDLGERVELDLSINENDVLKEIEKRLQTSTNISDTGQITINNQSSQSEESFTKSKFNSSQNSDSYYESILDKSLTEEYVKDSNGKMVIKSDSFSSNENKLIYHMKYNSLKNVTVIKKDSFLENKSSFKRPTKAPPPIPAKPTIKVSNGTNDLNSNCSNNSSEENKSDKLNSTETINNSSNISCNRTFLHNQNGSTSVTTTSWVKTVVNRFE